A single Symbiobacterium thermophilum IAM 14863 DNA region contains:
- the ruvB gene encoding Holliday junction branch migration DNA helicase RuvB: MSEERFVSGHRRPEDARIEETLRPQRLADYPGQERVKEQLSIYIAAAKKRGEPLDHVLLYGPPGLGKTTLAHIIAHEMGVNLRITSGPAISHQGDLAAILTQLSEGDVLFVDEIHRLNRLVEETLYPAMEDFALDIILGKGPAARTLRLDLPRFTLIGATTRYGALTSPLRDRFGVVLQLQFYSEEELTRILMRAARILNVPLDPGGAREIARRSRGTPRVANRLLRRLRDYAQVRADGVITRDVADAGLRMMGVDAMGLDTVDHKVLLTIIHHYGGGPVGLDTIAAATSEEPETIEDVYEPYLMQIGFLQRTPRGRVATRAAYEYLNIPYTDHPDEPEGPVQPRLF; the protein is encoded by the coding sequence ATGAGTGAGGAACGGTTCGTCTCCGGCCACCGCAGGCCGGAGGACGCGCGCATCGAGGAAACCCTCCGTCCGCAGCGGCTGGCGGACTACCCCGGCCAGGAGCGGGTGAAGGAGCAGCTCTCCATCTATATCGCGGCGGCGAAGAAACGGGGCGAGCCGTTGGATCACGTGCTGCTGTACGGGCCGCCCGGGCTGGGCAAGACGACCCTGGCCCACATCATCGCGCACGAGATGGGCGTGAACCTGCGCATCACGTCCGGCCCGGCGATCTCGCATCAGGGCGACCTGGCCGCGATCCTGACCCAGCTCTCCGAAGGGGATGTGCTCTTCGTCGACGAGATCCACCGGCTCAACCGGCTGGTGGAGGAGACGCTTTACCCGGCCATGGAGGACTTCGCCCTCGACATCATCCTGGGCAAGGGGCCGGCGGCGCGCACCCTGCGGCTCGACCTGCCCCGGTTCACCCTGATCGGCGCCACCACCCGTTACGGCGCCCTCACCTCGCCGCTGCGGGACCGGTTCGGCGTGGTGCTGCAGCTGCAGTTTTACAGCGAGGAGGAGCTGACCCGGATTCTGATGCGGGCGGCCCGCATCCTGAACGTGCCGCTCGATCCGGGCGGGGCCCGGGAGATCGCCCGCCGCTCCAGGGGGACGCCCCGGGTGGCGAACCGGCTCCTGAGACGGCTCCGGGACTACGCCCAGGTCCGGGCGGACGGCGTCATCACCCGCGACGTGGCTGACGCCGGCCTGCGGATGATGGGAGTCGACGCCATGGGGCTGGACACGGTGGATCACAAGGTGCTGCTGACGATCATCCACCACTACGGCGGAGGCCCCGTGGGCCTGGACACCATCGCCGCGGCCACCAGCGAGGAGCCGGAGACGATCGAGGACGTGTACGAGCCCTACCTCATGCAGATCGGCTTCCTGCAGCGCACCCCGCGGGGGAGGGTGGCGACCCGGGCCGCCTACGAGTATCTGAACATCCCCTACACCGATCACCCCGACGAGCCCGAGGGCCCGGTCCAGCCCCGGCTGTTCTGA
- the sigI gene encoding RNA polymerase sigma factor SigI, translated as MTDLLLTFLLSLSDGTGERGPSPAERLLGPARAGDKAAREELIRAYTPLVLRVGSQVTGRYLRVGRDEEVSVGLIALNEAIDKFDPERGNAFIPFAEMVIRRRLVDFYRRNAGRVEVPLSEFTTEDDAGNPLQGLEMQEAIAAHQRQVEAEERRQEIARYARRLAEFGIRFSDLVEASPKHVDARERAIAIARMVAEDPALAGHLLSRRELPLKQLERRVEVSRKTLERQRKYIIAVALLLLEDFVYLRGYIAV; from the coding sequence GTGACGGATTTGCTGCTGACCTTCCTGCTGAGCCTCTCGGACGGCACGGGTGAGCGGGGCCCCTCTCCCGCGGAACGGCTGCTAGGGCCGGCCAGGGCCGGCGACAAGGCCGCACGCGAAGAGCTGATCCGCGCCTACACACCGCTCGTCCTGCGGGTGGGCAGCCAGGTCACAGGCCGCTATCTCAGGGTCGGGCGGGACGAGGAGGTCTCGGTGGGTCTGATCGCCCTCAACGAAGCGATCGACAAGTTCGACCCGGAGCGGGGCAACGCGTTCATCCCCTTTGCGGAGATGGTGATCCGGCGGCGGCTGGTGGACTTTTACCGCCGGAACGCGGGCCGGGTGGAGGTTCCGCTCAGCGAGTTCACAACCGAAGATGACGCCGGCAACCCCCTGCAGGGGCTGGAGATGCAGGAGGCCATCGCCGCCCATCAGCGCCAGGTGGAGGCCGAGGAACGGAGGCAGGAGATCGCCCGTTACGCCCGCCGGCTGGCGGAGTTCGGCATCCGGTTCAGCGACCTCGTCGAGGCGTCGCCCAAGCACGTCGACGCCCGGGAACGGGCGATCGCCATTGCCCGCATGGTGGCCGAGGACCCGGCGCTCGCCGGGCACCTGCTCAGCCGCCGGGAGCTCCCCCTGAAGCAGCTGGAGCGGCGGGTGGAGGTCAGCCGCAAGACGCTGGAGCGACAGCGCAAGTACATCATCGCCGTCGCGCTGCTGCTCCTGGAGGACTTCGTCTACCTGCGAGGCTACATCGCGGTATAG
- a CDS encoding anti-sigma factor domain-containing protein, protein MQKGILLEVEGKTGIVLTPTGEFRRVPLPAGDPAVGDEILVPALDAGTGLRRWARIWAAAAAAVLLAVLAPVGYWHWSLAQPAALVMIDINPSIQLTVNGRRHVVEAEGLNADGQEVLDQIEWRRRPVEAVTRAIAAQAIRLGKLNPAADDSAVVVAVAPLAGTGRSAGLTQSIVEQSRSALQFVVVQEAESQGAAPLAGVAVVQATPDEVEEARRQDLTVPRLIILEEVQADHPEVTADAIRDVPPGQFLKSLGIDPGEVFSRAEQRRAPAQPAATPAAAGDRGVHGRADDGREERHSNSWWNLWTGNSGKDSSGKGDRGKDKPGKDSPGKGNPGAANPGKSNPVKDGPGAANPGKSNPVKDGPGKDNPGKSNPGKDGPGKDNPGKSNPGKDGPGAANPGKSNPGKDGPGKDNPGKSNPGKDGPGKANPGKSNPGKDGPGKDNPGKSNPGKDGPGKDNSGKSNPGKDGPGAANPGKSNPGKDGPGKDSPGNGGAPQGDSKGSRLDDGRPGNAGKANAGKDGSDKGGPGKNGSANGRSARDDDGGDRPVQPGQPRPGQPGPAAEPAGAGKPGPAMPIRAEAHRSGGR, encoded by the coding sequence ATGCAGAAGGGCATTCTGCTGGAGGTGGAGGGGAAGACCGGGATCGTGCTCACCCCCACGGGCGAGTTCCGGCGCGTTCCCCTGCCTGCCGGAGACCCGGCGGTGGGCGATGAGATCCTCGTGCCCGCGCTGGATGCCGGGACCGGGCTGCGGCGATGGGCCCGGATATGGGCGGCGGCAGCCGCCGCGGTGCTGCTGGCGGTTCTGGCGCCGGTCGGGTACTGGCACTGGAGCCTGGCCCAGCCGGCCGCGCTGGTCATGATCGACATCAACCCGAGCATCCAGCTGACCGTGAACGGCCGCCGGCACGTGGTGGAGGCCGAGGGCCTGAACGCGGACGGCCAGGAGGTGCTGGATCAGATTGAGTGGCGCCGGCGGCCGGTCGAGGCGGTAACCCGGGCCATCGCGGCGCAGGCCATCCGGCTCGGGAAGCTGAACCCCGCCGCCGACGACAGCGCCGTCGTGGTGGCGGTGGCGCCGCTTGCCGGGACGGGCCGGTCCGCCGGGCTGACCCAGTCCATCGTGGAGCAGTCGCGCAGCGCCCTGCAGTTCGTGGTGGTTCAGGAGGCTGAGAGTCAGGGCGCCGCCCCGCTGGCCGGCGTCGCCGTCGTGCAGGCCACCCCCGACGAGGTGGAGGAGGCCCGCCGACAGGACCTGACGGTGCCCAGGCTGATCATCCTGGAGGAGGTGCAGGCCGACCATCCGGAGGTGACGGCGGACGCGATCCGCGACGTGCCGCCCGGCCAGTTCCTGAAGTCGCTGGGCATCGACCCCGGCGAGGTGTTCAGCCGGGCCGAGCAGCGGCGGGCGCCGGCGCAGCCGGCCGCCACGCCGGCCGCGGCCGGGGACAGGGGCGTCCACGGGCGGGCTGACGACGGTCGGGAGGAGCGGCACAGCAACAGCTGGTGGAACCTCTGGACCGGCAACTCCGGCAAGGACAGCTCAGGCAAGGGTGACCGGGGGAAGGATAAGCCGGGCAAGGACAGCCCAGGCAAGGGGAATCCGGGCGCGGCCAACCCCGGCAAGAGCAACCCGGTCAAGGACGGCCCGGGCGCGGCCAACCCCGGCAAGAGCAACCCGGTCAAGGACGGCCCGGGCAAGGACAACCCGGGCAAGAGCAACCCAGGGAAGGATGGCCCGGGCAAGGACAACCCTGGCAAGAGCAACCCAGGCAAGGACGGCCCGGGCGCGGCCAACCCCGGCAAGAGCAACCCAGGGAAGGATGGCCCAGGCAAGGACAACCCGGGCAAGAGCAACCCAGGGAAGGATGGCCCGGGCAAGGCCAACCCCGGCAAGAGCAACCCAGGGAAGGATGGCCCAGGCAAGGACAACCCGGGCAAGAGCAACCCAGGGAAGGATGGCCCGGGCAAGGACAACTCCGGCAAGAGCAACCCAGGGAAGGATGGCCCGGGCGCGGCCAACCCCGGCAAGAGCAACCCAGGGAAGGATGGCCCGGGCAAGGACAGCCCGGGCAATGGCGGCGCGCCCCAGGGTGACTCCAAGGGCAGCCGCCTCGATGACGGCCGGCCCGGTAACGCCGGCAAGGCGAACGCTGGCAAGGATGGCTCCGACAAGGGCGGCCCCGGCAAGAACGGCTCCGCCAACGGCCGTTCGGCGCGGGATGACGACGGAGGCGACCGGCCGGTCCAACCGGGGCAACCCCGACCGGGGCAACCCGGCCCGGCAGCGGAACCGGCCGGGGCAGGGAAGCCAGGGCCGGCAATGCCCATCCGGGCAGAAGCGCACCGGTCCGGGGGACGATGA
- a CDS encoding SpoIID/LytB domain-containing protein, which translates to MAPLRARFTLATALLTALLLVLVTPVPGAWSRIALAETGDEAVPAPPADFPVRVGLAWGQTAAEIGSTGGLWIVADGGVLGEVPAGASVRAVLTGGGLFVEPLQSWFAGPVRLVPFPGGYISFQGRAYRGEIQLVVTAKGQLSVVNVVNLEDYLLSVVPAEMDHRWPEEALKAQAVASRSYAVANLGRWAEDGFDLRATVDDQAYLGIAQEKPGATAAVLATAGEVITYQGRVVAAYYHSSSGGHTENNEDIWTGGSPQGYLRGVPDYDALPENRYTAWSSTFTVDEFSQRLEAAGFGVGRVTAVTPGRPAASGRPATWEVVGTEGSRTLTMQQMRSALGLPAPPRQIALAGAEGPVSVADPDADPAVEPEPAPAPAPATESEPQPAPDPAPEQGPKAAPVAVLGADGLVRARPVVGSYALGAGGVAQPLEGLAAVASAHGYVVVGAVPRPGATVPSRGDARPREPEQGGAPTPAPAPQPEPQPEPQPEPQPEPQPEPLPEPRPAPKAEPEAIVVSGSGHGHGVGMSQWGAHGMALLGKSYIEILTHYYTGTKVETR; encoded by the coding sequence GTGGCCCCGTTGCGAGCCCGTTTCACCCTTGCCACGGCGTTGCTCACGGCGCTCCTGCTGGTTCTGGTGACTCCCGTGCCGGGCGCGTGGTCGCGCATCGCCCTGGCTGAGACGGGGGACGAGGCCGTCCCGGCGCCGCCGGCGGACTTCCCGGTGCGGGTCGGCCTGGCGTGGGGCCAGACGGCGGCGGAGATCGGCAGCACAGGCGGCCTCTGGATCGTCGCCGACGGCGGGGTCCTGGGGGAGGTGCCGGCCGGCGCCTCCGTGCGCGCCGTCCTCACCGGCGGCGGCCTGTTCGTGGAGCCCCTGCAGTCGTGGTTCGCCGGCCCTGTCCGGCTGGTGCCCTTCCCCGGCGGGTATATTAGCTTCCAGGGAAGGGCCTACCGCGGCGAGATCCAGCTGGTGGTCACGGCCAAGGGGCAGCTGTCCGTGGTGAACGTCGTCAACCTGGAGGACTACCTCCTCTCCGTCGTCCCGGCGGAGATGGATCACCGCTGGCCGGAGGAGGCGCTCAAGGCCCAGGCGGTGGCCTCCCGCTCTTACGCCGTCGCCAACCTGGGGCGGTGGGCCGAGGACGGCTTCGACCTGCGCGCCACCGTCGACGACCAGGCTTACCTGGGCATCGCCCAGGAGAAGCCCGGCGCCACCGCGGCGGTCCTGGCCACGGCCGGCGAGGTGATCACCTACCAGGGGCGCGTCGTTGCGGCCTACTACCACTCCTCTTCGGGCGGCCACACCGAGAACAACGAGGATATCTGGACCGGGGGGTCGCCGCAGGGGTACCTGCGCGGGGTACCCGACTACGATGCCCTGCCGGAGAACCGGTACACTGCCTGGTCCAGCACCTTCACGGTGGACGAGTTCAGCCAGCGGCTGGAGGCCGCCGGCTTCGGCGTGGGCCGGGTGACGGCGGTCACGCCGGGCCGTCCCGCGGCCAGTGGGAGGCCGGCTACCTGGGAGGTGGTCGGCACGGAGGGCTCCCGGACCCTGACCATGCAACAGATGCGCAGCGCCCTCGGACTGCCCGCGCCGCCCCGGCAGATCGCGCTGGCGGGGGCCGAGGGCCCCGTGTCCGTGGCGGACCCGGACGCCGATCCGGCGGTCGAGCCCGAGCCGGCGCCAGCGCCCGCACCGGCAACGGAATCTGAACCTCAGCCCGCACCGGATCCGGCGCCGGAGCAGGGGCCGAAGGCCGCTCCGGTGGCCGTGCTGGGGGCGGACGGCCTCGTCCGGGCCCGGCCGGTCGTCGGCAGCTACGCCCTGGGCGCGGGCGGCGTGGCGCAGCCGCTGGAGGGCCTCGCGGCGGTGGCCTCGGCCCACGGATATGTCGTCGTGGGCGCGGTGCCCCGGCCCGGCGCGACGGTGCCGTCGCGGGGCGACGCCCGCCCGCGGGAGCCCGAGCAGGGTGGCGCACCGACGCCGGCTCCGGCGCCCCAGCCCGAGCCCCAGCCCGAGCCCCAGCCCGAGCCACAGCCCGAGCCCCAGCCCGAGCCGCTGCCTGAGCCCCGACCGGCGCCGAAGGCCGAACCCGAGGCGATCGTGGTCAGCGGCAGCGGTCACGGCCATGGGGTCGGCATGTCCCAGTGGGGCGCGCACGGCATGGCCCTGCTGGGGAAGAGCTACATCGAGATCCTGACCCACTACTATACCGGCACGAAGGTGGAGACCCGCTGA
- the queA gene encoding tRNA preQ1(34) S-adenosylmethionine ribosyltransferase-isomerase QueA, which produces MRLSDFDYDLPKELIAQKPVEPRDASRLMVVHRASGAIEHRCFRDLPEYLRPGDGLVINETRVMPARLLGSREQTGGAMEVLLLKRLDRDRWETLVKPGKKARPGERIVFGDGLLVGTVVGPTDYGGRVIDFHYEGVFENLLERLGQMPLPPYIHEQLEEPERYQTVYAREWGSAAAPTAGLHFTAELLDRLAARGVEIHRITLHVGLGTFRPVEVEDPTQHKMHSEFYHVSPEAAAGINAVRKGGGRLVAVGTTSVRTLETVADEDGTVRPGEGWTDIFIYPGYRFKAVDALVTNFHLPKSTLLMLVSALAGHDLIMRAYREAVAQRYRFFSFGDAMLIL; this is translated from the coding sequence GTGCGACTCTCGGACTTTGACTACGACCTTCCCAAGGAACTGATTGCCCAGAAGCCGGTGGAGCCGCGCGACGCCTCCCGGCTGATGGTGGTGCACAGGGCAAGCGGTGCCATCGAGCACCGCTGCTTCCGCGACCTGCCCGAGTACCTGCGCCCCGGGGACGGGCTGGTGATCAACGAAACCCGGGTCATGCCCGCCCGGCTCCTCGGCTCTCGCGAGCAGACCGGCGGCGCGATGGAGGTGCTCCTGCTGAAGCGGCTCGACCGGGACCGGTGGGAGACCCTGGTCAAACCGGGGAAGAAGGCCCGCCCCGGCGAGCGGATCGTCTTCGGCGACGGCCTGCTCGTCGGCACCGTGGTTGGCCCCACCGACTACGGGGGCCGGGTCATCGACTTTCATTATGAGGGCGTCTTCGAGAACCTGCTGGAGCGGCTGGGGCAGATGCCGCTGCCGCCGTACATCCACGAGCAGCTGGAGGAGCCCGAGCGCTATCAGACGGTCTACGCCCGGGAGTGGGGCTCCGCGGCGGCTCCCACGGCGGGGCTGCACTTCACGGCGGAGCTGCTGGACCGGCTGGCGGCCCGGGGGGTGGAGATCCACCGGATCACGCTGCACGTGGGCCTGGGCACCTTCCGCCCGGTGGAGGTGGAGGACCCCACCCAGCACAAGATGCACAGCGAGTTCTACCACGTCTCGCCGGAGGCGGCCGCCGGCATCAATGCCGTGCGGAAGGGGGGCGGGCGGCTGGTCGCCGTGGGCACGACCTCCGTGCGCACCCTGGAGACCGTCGCCGACGAGGACGGGACGGTCCGACCCGGCGAGGGCTGGACCGACATCTTCATCTACCCGGGATACCGCTTCAAGGCGGTGGATGCCCTGGTGACCAACTTCCACCTGCCCAAGTCCACCCTTCTGATGCTGGTGTCCGCGCTGGCCGGCCACGACCTGATCATGCGAGCCTACCGGGAGGCCGTGGCGCAGCGGTACCGCTTCTTCAGCTTCGGCGACGCGATGCTGATCCTGTGA
- the tgt gene encoding tRNA guanosine(34) transglycosylase Tgt, with the protein MAVRWELLRRDPASAARLGRLHTPRGVIETPVFMPVGTQATVKTLNPEEVWDLGARIILSNTYHLYLRPGHDLVQEAGGLHRFMNWKGAVLTDSGGFQVFSLADLRKITEEGVQFRSHIDGSTHFLSPEKAIAVENALGADIIMAFDECTPWPCDYDYAKRSIERTARWAARCKAAHARPDEQALFGIVQGSTFADLRRQSAEEIVALDFPGYGIGGLSVGEPKELMHEMLEVQVPLLPDDRPRYLMGVGSPEDLVEGVWRGVDMFDCVLPTRIARHGTVFVPDGKMTVRNAEFARDFLPIQEGCDCYACRNFSRAYIRHLLKADEMLGLRLCSIHNLRFLVRLMEEIRAALAAGTFAEYRKAFLERWHAGEAERRERARAAGGAGHAPGPAEPLLPENR; encoded by the coding sequence TTGGCGGTTCGTTGGGAGTTACTCAGGCGTGATCCGGCCTCGGCCGCGCGGCTCGGGCGCCTCCACACCCCCCGTGGGGTGATCGAGACGCCCGTCTTCATGCCGGTCGGCACCCAGGCCACCGTCAAGACCCTCAACCCGGAGGAGGTCTGGGATCTGGGGGCGCGGATCATCCTCAGCAATACCTATCACCTGTACCTGCGCCCGGGGCACGACCTGGTGCAGGAGGCGGGCGGGCTGCACCGGTTCATGAACTGGAAGGGCGCCGTGCTCACGGACTCGGGGGGCTTTCAGGTCTTTTCGCTGGCCGACCTGCGCAAGATCACCGAGGAGGGCGTGCAGTTCCGTTCGCACATCGACGGCAGCACCCACTTCCTGAGCCCCGAGAAGGCCATCGCCGTGGAGAACGCGCTCGGCGCCGACATCATCATGGCCTTCGACGAGTGCACCCCGTGGCCGTGCGACTACGACTACGCCAAGCGCTCCATCGAGCGGACGGCGCGCTGGGCCGCCCGCTGCAAGGCTGCCCACGCCCGGCCTGACGAACAGGCCCTCTTCGGCATCGTGCAGGGCTCCACCTTCGCGGACCTGCGCCGCCAGTCCGCCGAGGAGATCGTGGCGCTGGACTTCCCCGGCTACGGGATCGGCGGGCTTTCGGTCGGTGAGCCCAAGGAGCTGATGCACGAGATGCTGGAGGTGCAGGTGCCGCTCCTGCCGGACGACCGGCCGCGCTATCTGATGGGCGTCGGGTCGCCCGAGGACCTTGTGGAGGGCGTCTGGCGCGGCGTCGACATGTTCGACTGCGTGCTCCCCACCCGCATCGCCCGCCACGGCACGGTCTTCGTGCCCGACGGCAAGATGACCGTGCGCAACGCCGAGTTCGCCCGGGATTTCCTGCCGATCCAGGAGGGCTGTGACTGCTACGCCTGCCGGAACTTCAGCCGGGCCTACATCCGCCACCTGCTGAAGGCGGATGAGATGCTCGGGCTCCGACTCTGCTCCATTCACAACCTCCGTTTTCTGGTCCGGCTCATGGAGGAGATCCGGGCGGCCCTGGCCGCGGGCACCTTCGCCGAGTACCGCAAGGCGTTCCTGGAGCGCTGGCACGCCGGCGAGGCGGAGCGCCGGGAGCGCGCCCGCGCGGCGGGCGGCGCCGGCCACGCCCCCGGCCCCGCCGAGCCCCTCCTGCCCGAGAACCGCTAG
- a CDS encoding GNAT family N-acetyltransferase, whose amino-acid sequence MAIQYRAATRADLNALLPLVEAFAREQQNQLGLYSLAEGFMQFAKTGLAQALEHPAAVVMIAEDEGRGEGPVGYCVGSLQEPPALFRPELYTYISDLYVLPEYRRRGIGTGLVERVRGWGYLKGAFSVSMIVPTGSAAVGLGERVGMRPIQVLMYASGQR is encoded by the coding sequence GTGGCCATTCAGTACCGCGCCGCGACCCGTGCCGACCTGAACGCGCTTCTGCCCCTGGTGGAGGCCTTCGCCCGGGAGCAGCAGAACCAGCTGGGCCTGTACTCGCTGGCCGAGGGGTTCATGCAGTTCGCCAAGACGGGCCTGGCCCAGGCCCTGGAGCATCCCGCAGCCGTGGTGATGATCGCGGAGGACGAAGGCCGGGGGGAGGGCCCGGTCGGCTACTGCGTCGGCAGCCTGCAGGAGCCGCCCGCCCTGTTCCGGCCCGAGCTGTACACCTACATCTCCGACCTGTACGTCCTGCCGGAGTACCGGCGCCGGGGCATCGGCACCGGCCTCGTCGAGCGGGTTCGGGGCTGGGGCTACCTGAAGGGCGCGTTCTCCGTCTCGATGATCGTGCCCACCGGCAGCGCCGCCGTGGGGTTGGGCGAGCGGGTCGGGATGCGGCCCATCCAGGTGCTGATGTACGCCTCCGGCCAGCGCTGA
- the yajC gene encoding preprotein translocase subunit YajC yields MDFLMQWGPLILLFVLMYFMMIRPQQQQQKKRQEMLNSLKVGDEIVTIGGLHGVIQAVDETNNTIRVKVASNVELTFNRSAVGTVRREK; encoded by the coding sequence TTGGACTTTCTTATGCAGTGGGGTCCCCTGATTCTGCTGTTCGTCCTGATGTACTTCATGATGATCCGCCCCCAGCAGCAGCAGCAGAAGAAGCGGCAGGAGATGCTGAACTCGCTCAAGGTCGGCGATGAGATCGTGACTATCGGCGGGTTGCACGGCGTGATCCAGGCGGTCGACGAAACCAACAACACCATCCGGGTCAAGGTCGCCTCCAACGTGGAGCTGACCTTCAACCGCAGCGCCGTCGGCACGGTCCGGCGCGAGAAGTGA
- a CDS encoding LuxR C-terminal-related transcriptional regulator, with protein sequence MSLMVREQAFAAVPQEVVVDRLRPLLSPRELEVAQLALSGLPTAEVARRLFVTVNTVKTHIRHILRKTGTESRAELVRRLLMEEELAAGKRDPVTGFLPRTAFRRRALDLMRKHRGQGVSLIWLEAQGRQRLSVVERVAADLAVAEALSEAVRAPDLAFRWSEDQFLGLLPATDREVARTVTMRLGLWLGEWASVSGCDLLFSLACSSSLEGLTSPEALMEAAVRRSGEVLEDIA encoded by the coding sequence ATGAGCTTGATGGTGCGGGAGCAGGCGTTCGCAGCCGTCCCCCAGGAGGTTGTGGTCGACCGCCTGCGGCCGCTTCTGAGCCCAAGGGAACTGGAAGTCGCGCAGCTCGCGCTGTCGGGGCTGCCCACGGCGGAGGTCGCGCGGCGGCTGTTCGTGACGGTGAACACGGTGAAGACCCACATCCGCCACATCTTGCGCAAGACCGGCACGGAGTCGCGGGCGGAGCTTGTCCGCAGGCTGCTCATGGAGGAAGAACTGGCCGCGGGCAAGCGGGATCCGGTGACCGGGTTCCTGCCCCGCACGGCTTTCCGCCGCCGGGCACTGGATCTCATGCGCAAGCACCGGGGGCAGGGGGTTTCGCTGATCTGGCTCGAGGCGCAGGGCAGGCAGCGGCTGTCGGTCGTGGAGCGGGTGGCGGCCGACCTGGCCGTAGCCGAGGCGCTGTCGGAAGCGGTCCGCGCGCCGGATCTGGCCTTCCGCTGGTCTGAGGACCAGTTCCTGGGGCTGCTGCCGGCCACGGACCGGGAGGTGGCCCGAACCGTCACGATGCGCCTCGGCCTGTGGTTGGGGGAGTGGGCCAGCGTCAGCGGCTGCGACCTGCTCTTCTCGCTGGCGTGTTCCAGTTCGCTGGAGGGGCTGACCTCGCCCGAAGCCCTGATGGAGGCGGCGGTACGCCGCTCCGGAGAAGTCCTGGAAGACATTGCGTAG
- a CDS encoding SpoVR family protein produces MACDLDRLGEAVEAVVRRARAAGLDFFPLRFELCPPDVLYTFGAYGMPTRFSHWSFGKAYHLLKSQAKLGLTKIYELVINSDPCHAFLLESNSLLENTLVAAHVLAHADFFKHNWRFQSTNRRMLHSMSAFAERVRRYEERLGRGPVERFLDAALAVAEQIDPFPGPRPAPQRDLPLFLLERAPELADWERDILASLREEALYFRPQMETKILNEGWATFWHVRLLRELDLPPAQAVEFARMHAAVIAPHPHQLNPYRLGYHLLESIEARYGRERLFEVRTLETDVSLVRNYLTPELCQALNLHVYAQQNGQWQVAATDWTAVRDLLLRQLENCGLPYIYAEDDNYQGRGELYLRHGYDGVELDVTHLTHALRHVHHIWRRPVHLETVQGGRNTVYTCHGEEVTSRVL; encoded by the coding sequence GTGGCCTGCGACCTGGACAGGCTGGGGGAGGCGGTTGAGGCGGTGGTCCGCCGGGCCCGGGCGGCGGGCCTGGACTTCTTCCCCCTGCGGTTCGAGCTCTGCCCGCCGGATGTGCTCTACACCTTCGGCGCCTACGGCATGCCCACCCGGTTCTCCCACTGGTCCTTCGGCAAGGCCTACCACCTGTTGAAGAGCCAGGCGAAGCTGGGGCTGACCAAGATCTACGAGCTGGTCATCAACTCCGATCCGTGCCACGCCTTCCTGCTGGAGTCCAACAGCCTGCTGGAGAACACGCTGGTGGCGGCCCACGTGCTGGCCCACGCCGACTTCTTCAAGCACAACTGGCGGTTCCAGTCCACCAACCGCCGGATGCTCCACTCCATGAGCGCCTTCGCCGAGCGGGTGCGCCGGTACGAGGAGAGGCTGGGCCGCGGGCCCGTCGAACGCTTCCTGGACGCCGCCCTCGCGGTCGCAGAGCAGATCGATCCGTTCCCCGGGCCGCGCCCGGCGCCGCAGCGCGACCTTCCCCTGTTCCTGCTGGAACGGGCCCCGGAGCTGGCGGACTGGGAGCGGGACATCCTCGCCAGCCTGCGGGAGGAGGCGCTCTACTTCCGCCCCCAGATGGAGACCAAGATCCTCAACGAAGGCTGGGCAACCTTCTGGCACGTGCGCCTTCTGCGGGAGCTGGACCTGCCCCCCGCCCAGGCCGTGGAGTTCGCCCGGATGCACGCGGCCGTGATCGCCCCCCATCCGCACCAGTTGAACCCCTACCGGCTGGGTTACCACCTGCTGGAGTCCATCGAGGCCCGTTACGGCCGCGAACGGCTCTTCGAGGTGCGCACCCTGGAGACCGACGTCTCCCTGGTCCGCAACTACCTCACCCCTGAGCTGTGCCAGGCGTTGAACCTCCACGTCTACGCCCAGCAGAACGGCCAGTGGCAGGTGGCGGCCACCGACTGGACCGCCGTGCGGGACCTGCTCCTGCGCCAGCTGGAGAACTGCGGGCTTCCCTACATTTACGCCGAGGACGACAACTACCAGGGGAGGGGCGAACTCTACCTGCGCCACGGCTACGACGGAGTGGAACTGGACGTGACCCACCTGACGCACGCGCTGCGTCACGTGCATCACATCTGGCGCCGGCCCGTCCACCTGGAGACGGTGCAGGGCGGCCGAAACACCGTCTACACCTGCCATGGCGAAGAAGTGACGAGCCGGGTGCTGTGA